GAGAAAAATAATGGAGGATACAATAAAGTGCTTAGCAATAGTTATAATTAATATACAAAGAATTCTTGACTTTAATTATTTGGTGCTTTATGGGCAAAGTTTTAAGCTTAAGAGTTTTTTTGATTTATTAAAAGAGGAGATAAAGAAGTTAAATAAAGAGAGTATTGTGCTAAAGCTTAGTTCTCTTGACACGGAAGTGTCCGTTATAGGACCCGCATCTAGTGTTATTTTTAATAAGTTTTATTTAACGGGAGGAGATATTGATTAATGTTTTCTTTTTTTGTATTGTATACTCTGTAATATTTTACGAGTGAGGATAGTTTTTGGTGTTTGGTGAGCTAGAGGCGGGTTTTAGGAATTTTGTAGCGTGTATCTCTGGAAAGTCTGTAATAAGTGAGAAGAATATTGAAGAGGCAGTGTGCATCATTAAGGATGCTTTAGTCGATGCTGATGTTAATTTGAGAGTTGTGAGGCGTTTTGTTAATGCTGTTGTGGAGGAGGCTAGGGGGGTTAAGGTTTTAAGGGGGGTCGATCCTGGATCTTATTTTATTAAGATTGTCAACGACAAGCTCGTAAGTTTTTTAGGTGATAGGCACGCTGGGCTTGTTTTAAACCCTGTTAACAAGCAGTCTTATATTTTGATGGTTGGGCTTCAGGGGTCTGGAAAGACTACGACTTGTGTAAAACTTGCTATGCGCCTTAAAAGAGAGGGTAGGAAGGTCCTTCTTGTTGCTGGGGATACTTTTAGGGCTGCCGCAATTAGTCAGTTAAGGATCTTGGGTAATCAAATTGGTGTTTCTGTTTTTGCACTTGAGGGTGAAGCAGACCCTGTTGGGGTTGTTAGAGAAGCTGTTAAGTATGCTAAAGCGGAACTTTTCGACACTGTTGTAGTAGATACTAGAGGGCGTCTTGAGGTTGAGGAGTTATTGTTAAGAGAGATAAAAGAAATTAAAGAGATTCTACTTCCTGTGGAAACGATGTTGGTGGCAGATGCTATGACGGGTCAGGTTGCTGCAAATATTGCCAAGGAATTTAATGATAGGGTTGGGATTACGGGTGTAATTTTTACGAAGTTTGACTCTGATGCTAGGGGTGGGGCAGTTATGTCGATTAAAACTATCTGTGGGATCCCTATTAAATTTGTGGGTGTTGGAGAAAAGCCGGAAGATATTGATATTTTTTATCCAGATAGAGTTGCTTCGCGAATTCTTGGCATGGGAGATGTTGTTAGTCTTGTTGAGA
The sequence above is drawn from the Borrelia sp. RT5S genome and encodes:
- the ffh gene encoding signal recognition particle protein; translation: MFGELEAGFRNFVACISGKSVISEKNIEEAVCIIKDALVDADVNLRVVRRFVNAVVEEARGVKVLRGVDPGSYFIKIVNDKLVSFLGDRHAGLVLNPVNKQSYILMVGLQGSGKTTTCVKLAMRLKREGRKVLLVAGDTFRAAAISQLRILGNQIGVSVFALEGEADPVGVVREAVKYAKAELFDTVVVDTRGRLEVEELLLREIKEIKEILLPVETMLVADAMTGQVAANIAKEFNDRVGITGVIFTKFDSDARGGAVMSIKTICGIPIKFVGVGEKPEDIDIFYPDRVASRILGMGDVVSLVEKAQTVIDKEEALKLEEKIRKDGFNFEDYLNQFKYMRDMGGISSLMGMLPSVSSEMLSSRVNERELKRDEAIIYSMTRKERLNPVFLNNPSRKRRIALGSGTTIFEVNKLIKKFSQTMLAMKKMKNKSFQNKIASLLGGKGGMIN